One Erythrobacter aureus DNA segment encodes these proteins:
- a CDS encoding WS/DGAT/MGAT family O-acyltransferase — translation MQQLQGMDASFVALETRNSPMHIGSILIYNPSTAPGGFVRFKDILAFFESRLQLSKTMRQRMVRVPFDLDYPYWIEDPDFDLEYHVRHVALPAPGDWRQLCIQAARIFARPLDLERPPWEFTVVEGLDNVEGLPKGCYAYITKVHHAAIDGMSGIDLMEATHTLTPDEPPPPGPDDWKPEKVPNPVELLGKSYFNAIANPLKQLEVAAKAAPGLAKALKGLAAKEFDVSTEMIAPKARFNRKIGPHRVVEGVGVPLADIKAIRTAVDGAKVNDVFLTIIGGALRRYLDHHGELPKKSLTAMAPISVRSNGEKNAMGNQVAAMIAPLGTHIADPLERLAWVHNRTTNSKAMADAMGARNMTEMSKVSPALWMSLGAQLYTRLSLANRGVGPIFTTVVTNVPGPPVPIYSAGARLESMMGLICLTDGMGLAHVVQSYTEEATIAFTADREMMDDPEFYADCIRESFEELRDAASDDAKPAKPKKTAKKHAAKPATKKRAAPKKKPSEPAKGGTHASRARSKPKAAHPLKGPTKE, via the coding sequence ATGCAGCAGCTCCAGGGCATGGATGCGAGCTTCGTCGCGCTGGAAACGCGTAACTCGCCGATGCACATCGGATCGATCCTGATCTACAACCCCTCGACTGCACCCGGAGGTTTCGTCCGCTTCAAGGATATCCTCGCCTTTTTCGAAAGCCGTTTGCAACTCTCCAAGACCATGCGCCAGCGCATGGTGCGCGTGCCCTTCGACCTCGACTATCCCTATTGGATCGAGGACCCCGATTTCGACCTCGAATACCATGTCCGCCATGTTGCGCTGCCCGCGCCGGGAGACTGGCGGCAATTGTGCATCCAGGCCGCGCGTATCTTCGCCCGCCCGCTGGATCTCGAACGCCCGCCGTGGGAATTCACCGTGGTCGAGGGGCTCGACAATGTCGAAGGCCTGCCCAAGGGCTGCTATGCCTATATCACCAAGGTCCATCACGCCGCGATCGACGGGATGAGCGGGATCGACCTGATGGAAGCGACGCACACGCTCACACCCGACGAACCGCCCCCGCCCGGCCCCGACGACTGGAAGCCCGAAAAGGTGCCCAACCCGGTCGAACTGCTGGGCAAGAGCTATTTCAACGCGATCGCCAATCCGCTCAAGCAGCTTGAAGTGGCCGCCAAGGCCGCCCCGGGCCTCGCCAAGGCGCTGAAAGGACTGGCGGCCAAGGAATTCGACGTCTCGACCGAGATGATCGCGCCCAAGGCGCGGTTCAACAGAAAGATCGGCCCCCACCGCGTGGTCGAGGGGGTCGGCGTGCCGCTGGCGGACATCAAGGCGATCCGCACGGCCGTGGACGGCGCCAAGGTCAACGACGTCTTCCTGACCATTATCGGCGGGGCGCTGCGGCGCTATCTCGACCATCACGGCGAATTGCCGAAGAAGTCGCTCACCGCCATGGCGCCGATCTCGGTCCGCTCGAATGGCGAGAAGAATGCGATGGGCAATCAGGTGGCCGCGATGATCGCGCCGCTCGGCACGCATATCGCCGATCCGCTCGAACGGCTGGCCTGGGTTCATAACCGCACGACCAATTCCAAGGCGATGGCCGACGCCATGGGCGCGCGCAATATGACCGAGATGAGCAAGGTCAGCCCCGCGCTGTGGATGAGCCTTGGCGCGCAGCTCTATACCCGCCTCAGCCTCGCCAATCGCGGGGTCGGCCCTATCTTCACCACCGTCGTGACGAATGTGCCCGGCCCGCCCGTGCCGATTTATTCGGCCGGCGCGCGGCTGGAAAGCATGATGGGTCTGATCTGCCTGACCGACGGCATGGGCCTCGCGCATGTTGTGCAAAGCTATACCGAGGAAGCGACCATCGCCTTCACCGCCGACCGCGAGATGATGGACGATCCCGAATTCTACGCAGACTGCATTCGCGAAAGTTTCGAGGAATTGCGCGATGCGGCGAGCGATGACGCCAAACCCGCCAAGCCTAAGAAAACCGCCAAGAAACACGCCGCAAAGCCCGCCACCAAGAAGCGGGCCGCGCCCAAGAAGAAGCCGTCCGAACCCGCCAAGGGCGGCACTCATGCCTCCCGTGCGCGTTCGAAACCCAAGGCTGCCCATCCCCTGAAAGGTCCGACCAAGGAATGA
- a CDS encoding NAD(P)/FAD-dependent oxidoreductase — translation MCAARAGQRGKRVLVLERAEKPGKKILISGGGRCNFTNIGAGPTNYLSANPHFAKSALARYTARDFLDLVESYGIAWHEKTLGQLFCDSSAKQIVEMLLEECAKGDVTVRCSEEVTSVAHGDGFAVTTQTGTYTAPALVIATGGPSIPKMGATGFAYDLARQFGLKVVEPRPALVPLTLGGEEVLFRDISGVSAPVVATANKTGFAEAALFTHRGLSGPAILQASSYWRPGEPLFVDFIPERTAEWLMDAKRGNPRSGVRTQLREALPARLADILADKLGLDGDLGNLPDKALRSAGERLKRWTFHPNGTEGFAKAEVTVGGISTAELSSKTMQAKRFPGLYAIGEAVDVTGWLGGYNFQWAWASGVAAGDAL, via the coding sequence ATGTGCGCCGCGCGTGCCGGACAGCGGGGCAAACGCGTGCTGGTACTCGAACGCGCCGAGAAACCGGGCAAGAAGATCCTGATTTCGGGCGGCGGACGGTGCAATTTCACCAATATCGGCGCAGGTCCGACAAACTATCTCAGCGCCAATCCGCATTTCGCCAAATCGGCGCTGGCGCGCTATACCGCGCGCGACTTTCTCGATCTGGTCGAAAGCTACGGCATTGCCTGGCACGAGAAGACGCTGGGTCAGCTCTTCTGCGATAGCTCGGCCAAACAGATCGTCGAGATGCTGCTGGAGGAATGCGCGAAAGGCGATGTGACCGTGCGCTGCAGCGAGGAAGTGACCTCGGTCGCGCATGGCGATGGCTTCGCCGTGACCACGCAGACCGGCACCTACACCGCACCCGCGCTGGTCATCGCCACCGGCGGCCCCTCGATTCCCAAGATGGGGGCGACCGGCTTCGCCTACGACCTCGCCCGCCAATTCGGCCTCAAGGTGGTCGAGCCGCGCCCCGCCCTGGTCCCGCTGACGCTGGGCGGCGAGGAAGTGCTGTTCCGCGACATTTCGGGCGTCTCGGCCCCGGTCGTCGCCACGGCGAACAAGACCGGGTTTGCCGAGGCCGCGCTGTTCACCCATCGCGGGCTGTCCGGCCCCGCGATCCTGCAGGCAAGTTCCTATTGGCGCCCGGGAGAGCCGCTGTTCGTCGACTTCATTCCCGAGCGAACCGCCGAATGGCTGATGGATGCCAAACGCGGAAACCCCCGATCGGGCGTGCGCACGCAGCTTCGCGAGGCGCTCCCGGCACGTCTGGCAGACATTCTCGCGGACAAGCTCGGTCTCGACGGCGATCTCGGCAATCTACCCGACAAGGCGCTGCGCAGCGCGGGAGAGCGCCTCAAGCGGTGGACCTTCCACCCCAACGGCACCGAAGGCTTCGCCAAGGCCGAGGTGACTGTGGGTGGAATCTCGACCGCCGAACTCTCCTCCAAGACCATGCAAGCAAAGCGCTTTCCCGGGCTCTATGCCATCGGCGAGGCGGTCGACGTGACCGGCTGGCTGGGCGGCTACAACTTCCAATGGGCCTGGGCCAGCGGCGTGGCTGCGGGCGACGCGCTCTAA
- a CDS encoding APC family permease yields the protein MDGTKLAPPRTVGFWGTSLFPLNGMIGAGIFALPAVLVAAVGNFAPWMMLVGGILFLPLALCYAWMASRFEHSGGSVLYGEAAFGRFVGFQAGWARYASAIVTAAANMHVMIAYLAAVFPWLGEPGVTPIAAGIGLALITIVNLYGMRASVGTLGVMTAIKLVPLGLLVVSALFAGSGMGDVALPQFSEVETVILLTFYAFIGFEGVVEAAGEFKNPKRDVPLSIVTMVSGVTLLYMAIIWAFIAIGPEFAGENNALAGVAGASMGQIGSLAIVIAASFSIGANNFASGVAQPRLMYGMAERGMLPRWFEYVHPRFLTPFNAILFYGVVAVLFGLWEGFEVLAVAGTLVRLVTYIVTSLALPVLEHREGRIVPFHLFCVIFAVGSSLFISVQAQAQAWLVLGGFIAAGTLLYFIAARQQPEYPIDEA from the coding sequence ATGGACGGGACCAAACTCGCACCGCCGCGCACAGTCGGCTTCTGGGGGACATCGCTGTTTCCGCTGAACGGGATGATCGGGGCGGGCATATTCGCCCTGCCCGCAGTGCTCGTCGCAGCGGTCGGCAATTTCGCGCCGTGGATGATGCTGGTGGGCGGGATCCTCTTCCTGCCGCTGGCGCTGTGCTATGCCTGGATGGCCAGCCGCTTCGAACATAGCGGCGGCTCGGTTCTGTATGGCGAGGCGGCCTTCGGGCGCTTCGTCGGCTTCCAGGCGGGCTGGGCGCGCTATGCCAGCGCCATCGTGACCGCGGCGGCCAATATGCATGTGATGATCGCCTATCTCGCGGCGGTCTTCCCGTGGCTGGGCGAGCCGGGCGTCACCCCGATCGCGGCGGGCATCGGCCTCGCGCTGATCACCATCGTCAATCTCTACGGCATGCGCGCCTCGGTCGGCACGCTGGGCGTGATGACCGCGATCAAGCTAGTGCCGCTGGGCCTGCTGGTCGTTTCCGCCCTGTTTGCGGGCAGCGGGATGGGCGACGTGGCCCTGCCGCAATTCAGCGAGGTCGAAACCGTCATCCTGCTCACCTTCTACGCCTTCATCGGCTTCGAAGGCGTGGTCGAGGCTGCAGGCGAGTTCAAGAACCCCAAGCGCGACGTGCCGCTTTCCATCGTCACCATGGTGAGCGGGGTGACGCTGCTCTACATGGCGATAATCTGGGCCTTCATCGCCATCGGGCCTGAGTTCGCAGGCGAGAACAACGCACTCGCCGGGGTTGCGGGCGCATCGATGGGCCAAATCGGCTCGCTCGCCATCGTCATCGCGGCGAGTTTCAGCATCGGTGCCAACAATTTCGCCAGCGGCGTCGCGCAGCCGCGGCTGATGTACGGCATGGCCGAACGCGGCATGCTCCCGCGCTGGTTCGAATATGTCCATCCGCGCTTCCTGACGCCCTTCAACGCGATCCTGTTCTACGGCGTTGTGGCGGTGCTGTTCGGCCTGTGGGAAGGTTTCGAGGTGCTGGCCGTGGCGGGGACGCTGGTGCGGCTGGTGACCTATATCGTGACCAGCCTCGCGCTGCCCGTGCTCGAGCATCGCGAGGGGCGGATCGTGCCCTTCCACCTGTTCTGCGTGATCTTCGCGGTGGGCAGTTCGCTGTTCATCTCCGTACAGGCGCAAGCGCAGGCATGGCTGGTGCTCGGCGGCTTCATTGCTGCGGGCACGCTGCTCTACTTCATCGCCGCACGGCAACAGCCCGAATATCCGATCGACGAGGCATAA
- a CDS encoding YqaA family protein has protein sequence MDDRRPNLAERFALAAHSNAVLPILLVLEILETTIVPFPYEAIFVALCLAAPQRTWLFVAVTVAGSAIAGSILYSLGAGFAEPLARYLNVQEAVEAYKSTFSERGGALIFLGGLTPVPSYFVNLVAGATGYPFATFLALFSSSRFIRFALLGLLIHLFGEAILAQWSRLPIVVQRTILILFLAAVTWWSIAKL, from the coding sequence ATGGATGACCGCCGCCCCAACCTCGCCGAACGATTTGCCTTGGCCGCTCATTCCAACGCCGTGCTGCCAATTCTACTGGTTCTTGAGATACTCGAGACGACCATAGTCCCGTTTCCCTATGAAGCGATCTTTGTCGCCCTTTGTCTTGCCGCTCCGCAAAGAACCTGGCTCTTCGTCGCGGTGACCGTGGCGGGGAGCGCGATCGCAGGATCGATCCTGTATTCGCTGGGAGCCGGTTTTGCCGAACCCCTGGCTCGTTACCTCAACGTCCAAGAAGCAGTCGAAGCCTATAAGTCGACGTTCAGCGAACGGGGCGGCGCTCTCATTTTTCTCGGAGGTCTTACGCCTGTCCCGTCGTATTTCGTGAATTTGGTAGCGGGAGCGACAGGCTATCCATTCGCGACCTTCCTGGCGTTGTTTTCTTCCAGCCGTTTCATTCGCTTTGCCCTACTCGGCCTCTTGATCCACCTTTTCGGCGAGGCAATCCTTGCACAGTGGTCAAGACTGCCGATCGTTGTCCAGCGCACAATTCTGATCCTCTTTCTGGCGGCAGTAACTTGGTGGTCGATCGCAAAACTGTGA
- a CDS encoding universal stress protein: protein MKTILFNATGDASFSGRLDAVLDLARAFDAHVTLLHAIPYEAAGAIDFHGAAFAAMVPYWREEAAKLRDKTLDDLSNEGVSWNWVEAAGPVALAMLRESSLNDLAVVSARDPNTVDGTPSFTAGELAVTADCPVLVLPDSCKRFDPNAAALVAWDGSAEASHALKAAVPLLHKAQAVYLATVKEPGKGTKEPDLPPVNGADYLSRHGISCEMIEVEAGDKGVSEALVAHAEHRKAGLIVMGAYGRTRLTERIFGGVTRKMLSDVRIPLLMTN, encoded by the coding sequence ATGAAGACCATCCTGTTCAACGCCACCGGGGACGCGAGCTTTTCCGGGCGGCTCGATGCCGTGCTCGATCTGGCGCGTGCATTCGATGCGCATGTCACGCTGCTGCACGCCATCCCCTACGAGGCCGCCGGGGCGATCGATTTCCACGGCGCGGCCTTCGCCGCCATGGTGCCCTATTGGCGCGAGGAGGCGGCGAAGCTGCGCGACAAGACGCTCGACGATCTGTCGAACGAGGGCGTGTCGTGGAACTGGGTCGAGGCGGCGGGGCCGGTGGCGCTGGCGATGCTGCGCGAATCCTCGCTCAACGACCTCGCCGTGGTGAGCGCGCGCGATCCCAATACGGTCGATGGCACACCGTCCTTCACCGCGGGCGAGCTGGCGGTGACCGCCGATTGCCCCGTGCTCGTCCTGCCCGATAGCTGCAAGCGGTTCGACCCGAACGCGGCGGCGCTGGTCGCCTGGGACGGATCGGCCGAGGCATCGCATGCGCTCAAGGCGGCGGTGCCGCTGCTGCACAAGGCGCAGGCGGTCTATCTCGCCACGGTCAAGGAGCCGGGCAAGGGCACGAAAGAGCCCGATCTGCCTCCGGTCAACGGGGCGGATTATCTCTCGCGCCACGGCATCTCCTGCGAGATGATCGAGGTCGAAGCGGGCGACAAGGGCGTGAGCGAGGCGCTGGTCGCCCATGCCGAACACCGCAAGGCCGGGCTGATCGTGATGGGCGCCTATGGCCGCACACGCCTGACCGAGCGGATTTTCGGCGGCGTGACGCGCAAGATGCTGTCGGATGTGCGCATCCCGCTGCTGATGACCAACTGA
- a CDS encoding DEAD/DEAH box helicase — MAFETLPPVIGDALAARGYDAPTPVQAAVIDPEAQGRDLIVSAQTGSGKTVAFGIALADQLLGELGGSPLSEKPLALVIAPTRELALQVSRELAWLYAGAGVRIATCVGGMDASKERRNLRGGPAIVVGTPGRLRDHLERGALDLSGLIGVVLDEADEMLDMGFREDLEEILDATPEGRRTLLFSATMPRPIERLAERYQNDALRLSLVGETRGHGDIEYQGIAVGPSEIENAVVNLLRFHEAETAICFCATRESVRRLHSTLQNRGFGVVALSGEHSQSERNQALQALRDRRARVCVATDVAARGIDLPTLSLVIHVEIPRDAETLQHRSGRTGRAGKKGTAAIVVPYNRRRRVEGMLRGARIEAEWLDAPTPQAIAKRDRARLLETITAEREYEDGDRKLAADIMARMAPEDIAAALVHAHRSELPQPEELLANTPEAREKAKAERHRPGFEDTVWFKMDIGRRHNAEPRWLLPLICRRGHITRNEIGAIRIGQHESWFQVPRAVAAKVADAIGRTASPDDEQDAIAIVEAPDGPRVEARANRKHGGGGKVHARPHGKPPGGKPSGGRPPFKKDKPGGGKPFAGKPKFDGKRKDGGKRKDTGKPGGPRKG; from the coding sequence ATGGCTTTCGAAACTCTTCCGCCGGTGATCGGCGATGCACTGGCCGCACGCGGCTATGACGCACCCACCCCCGTCCAGGCCGCCGTCATCGATCCCGAAGCGCAAGGCCGCGACCTGATCGTTTCGGCGCAAACCGGCAGCGGCAAGACCGTCGCTTTCGGCATCGCGCTGGCCGATCAACTGCTCGGCGAACTGGGCGGCTCGCCGCTGAGCGAGAAACCGCTCGCGCTGGTCATCGCCCCCACGCGCGAACTGGCGCTGCAGGTCAGCCGCGAGCTTGCCTGGCTCTATGCCGGGGCGGGCGTTCGCATCGCCACCTGCGTCGGCGGGATGGATGCGAGCAAGGAACGGCGCAATCTGCGCGGCGGCCCCGCGATCGTCGTCGGCACGCCCGGGCGGCTGCGCGACCATCTCGAACGCGGGGCGCTGGACCTGTCGGGCCTGATCGGCGTGGTGCTCGACGAGGCGGACGAGATGCTCGACATGGGCTTTCGCGAGGACCTGGAAGAAATCCTCGATGCAACGCCCGAGGGGCGCCGCACGCTGCTGTTCTCCGCCACCATGCCGCGCCCGATCGAACGGCTGGCCGAACGCTACCAGAACGATGCCCTGCGCCTCAGCCTGGTGGGCGAGACGCGCGGGCACGGCGATATCGAATACCAGGGCATCGCCGTCGGCCCGTCCGAAATCGAGAACGCGGTGGTCAACCTGCTGCGCTTCCACGAGGCGGAGACGGCGATCTGCTTCTGCGCCACGCGCGAGAGCGTGCGGCGTCTCCACTCCACGCTGCAGAATCGCGGTTTCGGCGTGGTGGCGCTGTCGGGCGAGCATTCGCAGAGCGAGCGCAACCAGGCATTGCAGGCGCTGCGCGATCGGCGGGCGCGGGTGTGCGTGGCCACCGATGTGGCCGCGCGCGGGATCGACCTGCCGACGCTGAGCCTGGTGATCCATGTCGAAATTCCGCGCGATGCGGAAACGCTCCAGCACCGTTCGGGCCGCACGGGCCGCGCGGGCAAAAAGGGCACGGCGGCCATCGTCGTACCCTATAACCGCCGTCGCCGGGTCGAAGGCATGCTGCGCGGCGCGCGGATCGAGGCCGAGTGGCTCGATGCGCCCACCCCCCAGGCGATCGCCAAGCGCGACCGGGCGCGGCTGCTCGAGACGATCACCGCAGAGCGCGAATACGAGGATGGCGACCGCAAGCTCGCCGCCGACATCATGGCGCGCATGGCGCCCGAGGACATCGCTGCCGCGCTGGTCCACGCCCACCGGTCCGAGCTGCCGCAGCCCGAGGAGCTGCTGGCCAACACGCCCGAAGCGCGCGAGAAGGCCAAGGCCGAACGCCACCGCCCCGGTTTCGAGGACACGGTGTGGTTCAAGATGGACATCGGCCGCCGCCACAATGCCGAACCGCGCTGGCTGCTGCCGCTGATCTGCCGCCGTGGCCACATCACCCGCAACGAGATCGGCGCGATCCGCATCGGCCAGCACGAGAGCTGGTTCCAGGTGCCGCGCGCCGTGGCCGCCAAGGTCGCCGATGCCATTGGCCGCACCGCCTCGCCAGATGACGAGCAGGATGCAATCGCCATTGTCGAGGCACCCGACGGCCCGCGTGTGGAAGCCCGGGCGAACCGCAAGCATGGCGGCGGCGGCAAGGTCCATGCCCGTCCGCATGGCAAGCCGCCTGGGGGGAAGCCCTCTGGGGGCAGGCCGCCCTTCAAGAAGGACAAGCCCGGCGGGGGCAAACCCTTCGCCGGAAAGCCCAAGTTCGACGGCAAGCGCAAGGACGGCGGCAAGCGGAAAGACACGGGCAAACCCGGCGGCCCGCGCAAGGGCTGA
- a CDS encoding TonB-dependent receptor: MKFRKSLFAGAALAALSFPAIAQAGEVVGTVSDASETIALRSAQVRIVELDRVATTERDGSFLFSDVPAGSYTLEISYVGARTVTRSIDVPATGIARADIALAGFGDNEILVIGQAANLSSALSRKKEADGVSDVLTRDAIGQFPDQNVAESLRRLPGINVLNDQGEGRFVSVRGLSPDLVSSSLNGVRLPAPESDIRAVALDVVSSDIIESIEVKKSLTPDMDADTIGASIEIETTSAFDRKKRLLSAKIEGSYNRYADEISPKASLDFATRLGANAGVSGGVSYYRRAFETDNVEADDWAEAGGTIFPLEVQYRDYDVERERFSATLGFDLRAGDSTELYVRGVYSQFDDHEFRRRLTFDLGDFEDNGPSSVNGNQAIFDDADEEFTVERDVKDRFESQKIRSIVAGGESDWGTWFANYSLSWAKSSELENGSVDPTQFERDFGPEEAEDALGNEIPSGLALGFDYSDPRVPLYSVVSDAINGSFFAPGSYALKDVEYVTLSDAQDEEWAAKFDIGRRFAADNGEFTAQIGFKGRWRDKRFDGNVEFYENDNYTLSDALGIGQTYRLTDISPLPGYTEATRFFFDNFSDFELQETDSAYDSAVEDFAVDEDIMAGYFLGRWESADLRLVYGLRYEHTDNTLAGNNVLLVEEDGTLPDGSTATDDTVLVSPVSIDKSYDHWLPSVNLRYEAQNDLVLRAGMYRSIVRPTPFQQAPHFAVEESDDGEREGEFGNPDLLPTEAWNFDAAIEYYMSSNGAIHASAFYKSLDNFIVEVNSDVAGVFRGIPFDEATIARNGDGADIFGIELGFAQAFTGALDGFVLQANYTFTDAEGTVTTLASDGPRDISLPATARHTANVSIGYDKGPIDIRLSGTYRDKYLDELADTPELDRYVDDHFQLDLSAKYRVNDRFQLFYEWVNINNAKYFAYNRLGSRRNLYQYEEYSWTMKGGVRVTF; encoded by the coding sequence ATGAAATTCAGGAAATCACTGTTCGCTGGTGCCGCCCTCGCGGCACTGTCGTTTCCCGCCATCGCGCAGGCGGGTGAAGTTGTCGGCACCGTGTCCGATGCGAGCGAAACGATCGCGCTGCGCAGCGCGCAGGTCCGCATCGTGGAACTGGACCGTGTGGCGACCACCGAGCGGGATGGCTCGTTCCTGTTTTCCGACGTTCCGGCGGGGAGCTACACGCTGGAAATAAGCTATGTCGGCGCTCGCACGGTAACGCGGTCGATCGACGTACCCGCCACCGGTATTGCCCGCGCGGATATCGCCTTGGCGGGCTTTGGCGACAATGAAATCCTGGTCATCGGTCAGGCCGCCAACCTGTCCAGCGCGCTTTCCCGCAAGAAAGAAGCGGACGGTGTTTCCGATGTGCTGACGCGTGACGCGATCGGCCAGTTTCCCGATCAGAATGTGGCCGAAAGCCTGCGCCGCCTGCCCGGCATCAACGTGCTGAACGATCAGGGCGAGGGGCGCTTCGTTTCGGTTCGCGGCCTGTCGCCCGATCTTGTCTCGTCGTCGCTCAACGGGGTACGGCTTCCAGCGCCCGAAAGCGATATTCGCGCCGTCGCTCTCGACGTGGTCTCTTCCGACATTATCGAATCGATCGAGGTGAAGAAGTCGCTCACGCCCGACATGGACGCCGATACAATCGGCGCCTCGATCGAGATCGAGACGACCAGTGCCTTCGACCGCAAGAAACGCCTTCTCTCGGCCAAAATCGAAGGCAGCTATAACCGCTACGCCGACGAGATCAGCCCCAAGGCCAGCCTCGACTTCGCCACACGGTTGGGCGCGAATGCCGGTGTGTCGGGCGGCGTCAGCTATTACCGGCGGGCTTTCGAAACCGACAATGTCGAAGCCGACGATTGGGCCGAGGCCGGCGGCACGATTTTTCCGCTGGAAGTCCAGTATCGCGATTACGATGTCGAACGCGAACGTTTCAGCGCGACGCTGGGCTTCGATCTGCGCGCCGGGGACAGTACCGAATTGTATGTTCGCGGCGTCTACAGCCAGTTCGACGATCACGAATTTCGCCGCCGCCTGACCTTCGATCTCGGCGATTTCGAGGATAACGGCCCCAGCAGCGTAAACGGCAACCAGGCTATTTTCGACGACGCGGATGAGGAGTTCACTGTCGAACGCGACGTCAAGGATCGCTTCGAAAGCCAGAAGATCCGCTCGATCGTCGCGGGCGGCGAGAGCGACTGGGGCACTTGGTTCGCCAATTACTCGCTGAGCTGGGCTAAATCGAGCGAGCTGGAGAACGGCAGCGTCGACCCGACCCAGTTCGAGCGCGACTTCGGACCCGAGGAAGCCGAAGACGCCCTCGGGAATGAAATTCCAAGCGGTCTCGCCCTCGGTTTCGACTACTCCGATCCACGCGTTCCGCTCTATTCGGTGGTTTCCGACGCGATCAACGGATCGTTCTTCGCCCCCGGCTCCTATGCGCTCAAGGACGTCGAATACGTCACGCTGTCGGATGCGCAGGACGAGGAATGGGCCGCCAAATTCGACATTGGCCGCCGTTTTGCCGCCGACAATGGCGAGTTTACGGCCCAGATCGGTTTCAAGGGGCGTTGGCGTGACAAGCGCTTCGATGGGAATGTCGAGTTCTACGAGAACGATAATTATACTCTCTCCGATGCGCTCGGCATCGGGCAGACCTATCGGCTGACCGACATCTCGCCGCTTCCCGGCTACACCGAAGCGACACGCTTCTTCTTCGACAATTTTTCGGATTTCGAACTGCAGGAGACCGACAGCGCCTATGACAGCGCGGTGGAGGATTTCGCCGTCGATGAGGACATCATGGCCGGCTATTTCCTCGGTCGCTGGGAAAGCGCGGACCTGCGGCTCGTCTACGGCCTGCGCTACGAGCATACCGACAACACCCTTGCCGGCAACAATGTGCTGCTGGTCGAGGAAGATGGCACCTTGCCCGATGGCAGCACCGCAACCGACGACACCGTGCTCGTCTCCCCGGTCAGTATCGACAAGAGCTACGATCACTGGCTGCCGAGCGTAAACCTTCGCTACGAGGCCCAAAACGATCTGGTCCTGCGTGCGGGGATGTATCGTTCGATCGTCCGCCCGACACCGTTCCAGCAGGCGCCGCATTTCGCCGTCGAGGAATCGGATGACGGCGAGCGGGAAGGCGAGTTCGGAAATCCCGATCTGCTGCCGACCGAAGCGTGGAACTTCGACGCGGCGATCGAATATTATATGAGCTCGAACGGCGCGATCCATGCTTCGGCCTTCTACAAAAGCCTGGATAACTTCATCGTCGAAGTGAATTCCGATGTCGCCGGTGTGTTCCGTGGCATCCCCTTCGACGAGGCGACCATCGCCCGCAATGGCGACGGGGCCGACATCTTCGGTATCGAACTGGGCTTTGCCCAGGCTTTCACCGGCGCACTCGACGGGTTCGTGCTGCAAGCCAATTACACCTTCACCGATGCAGAGGGGACAGTGACGACATTGGCCAGCGACGGTCCGCGCGACATTTCGCTGCCCGCCACGGCCAGGCATACGGCCAATGTCTCGATCGGTTACGACAAGGGACCGATCGATATCCGCCTGTCCGGCACCTATCGCGATAAATATCTCGACGAGCTGGCGGATACGCCCGAACTCGATCGCTATGTCGACGATCATTTCCAACTGGATCTGTCGGCCAAGTATCGCGTCAACGACAGGTTCCAATTGTTCTACGAGTGGGTGAACATCAACAACGCGAAGTACTTCGCTTATAACCGTTTGGGAAGTCGGCGTAATCTCTATCAATACGAAGAATATAGCTGGACCATGAAGGGCGGCGTGAGGGTGACATTCTGA